Within the Peromyscus maniculatus bairdii isolate BWxNUB_F1_BW_parent chromosome 2, HU_Pman_BW_mat_3.1, whole genome shotgun sequence genome, the region CGGGGCGTCGGCCCTAACCTTGTGCCCACTGCCCCGCCCCGACTTCTAGGCGGAGGCTTTAAGCTTTGCTCCAGACTGAGCACTACTCTTCCGACATCCGGCTGGCTGGGCTTGCTGGGGGCGGAAGCCCGCCTCGAGCGCAGAGCACCTCGGGAGCTGTAGTTTGGGTTGTGATCGAATTCCTCCCAAGTTCCGGAAGTAGGTCATTTGAAACGAAGGTCCAGAAAACGGTGGTGATCCCGGGGCAGGGTTCCCCTTCGCCGACGGCACGGTGCGCCTCGGACCGCATCTCCTCTCCGTAGGGCGTGGCACTTCCACGCCTCCACAATTTGCTCCACCTATAGGGAGACAGCGGGTCACCACGGAGTCCGAAGTCCCTGGCAAGGGTCCCAGCTCCGCATCCCCACGTGGCGGAGTGGCTCTGAGCCTGGTTACTCCCGTCCGCACCGGGATGAGCGGCTCCCGTCGGTTCTGCTCTTCCAGGGCGCTCAGCTCCGCCGGGGCCagcaaggccagtctcagctctCGAACCACTGGAGCCGCCACCTCGGCCACTGGTCGCTCCAACACCGCCTGTGGAAGCGAACCCTGAGCCCCGACGGAGCGGTGGCCTGTGCCCTGCCGCCCGTCTGCCGAGTTCCTGCGGCCCACGCCCTCGCCTCCCCCAGGTCCCACTCACGGCGCCCACGCGCGCCCAGCTTCGGGCAGCCTTGACCAGCTCAGCCTCATCCACGCAGAGCTTGTCGCTGCGTAGCACGGGCAGCAGCGCAGTGGCCGACAGCTCCAGGAAGCCACGGGTGCGGAGCGCCTCCTAGGGATCGGTGTTTCGATCAGGGCAGAAAAGAATGGCGTGGGGGGAGAGACAGGCCGCAAGTATAAAGATGGGGAGCTGTACCtggctgtgagcctctatgaAGGCTATGCAccgctcctgcagcggccccagGCCAAAGGTCACAGCAACCTGAGAGCAGAGTGAAGGTGGTCAGGCTGGAGACTGGAGAGGCCG harbors:
- the Btbd19 gene encoding BTB/POZ domain-containing protein 19; amino-acid sequence: MENPGLTVRGQAAPFSSALRGLVNNPQYSDVCFVVGRERQEVFAHRCLLACRCNFFQRLLGTEPGPGVPSPVVLSTVPAEAFLAVLEFLYTNSVKLHRYSVLEVLTAAVEYGLEELRELCLEFVVKVLDVELVCEALQVAVTFGLGPLQERCIAFIEAHSQEALRTRGFLELSATALLPVLRSDKLCVDEAELVKAARSWARVGAAVLERPVAEVAAPVVRELRLALLAPAELSALEEQNRREPLIPVEQIVEAWKCHALRRGDAVRGAPCRRRRGTLPRDHHRFLDLRFK